TGTGGTTTCAATAGTATTAGGGGTTAGATTCCCCTTGTTTCGACTAAGGGCGTTAGCCCGCATGGAGAAATCTCTTGGCCTAGTTGATTTTGATTTGGATAGAGATCTCTCGACTTCGCTTACGCTACGCTCGAGATAAGGGGAGGGTTTCGACTAAGGGTGTTAGCCCGCACCTTCCCTTTTTTCGACCGAACGTAGTGAGTGGAGAAATCTCCACAAAAAAAATCCAAGCTTTCGCCTGGATTTTTCTTTTTCTACCTATTTATCTTCTTTTTTCTTTTTTGTGGCTACTAGTCCGCTGATGGCTGCTCCTAGGGTGACTAGGACTCCGCTTATTGATTCTACTCCTGTTTTAACATTTGCAGATTGTCTATTTTTAGCACTTGCCACATCAGAGTTTTTGCTCTTGGCTGGCCCTTCATTTTCTTTATCAGATTTCGCTGGGACAGCTACTGAGCCTTTTTCTACCTGGTAGACTAGGTTTTTAGCTGGTATGCTTTCTGCTGACTGATCGGCATATTCTATTTTTGCATTGCCCTTATCATCTACTGTGATATTTGTAGCATCTGGGTTGGCTTTTTTGATGTTTTCAGCTACCTTTGCCTTTTCCTCATCAGTCAAATGGTCAGCATCCTTTACAGGTGTTTTGACTTCTGGGACTTTGGCCTTGGTGCTTTCTTTGTCATCTCCTGCCTTATCATCAGATTTTTCATTTTCAGAATCTTTTTTGCCATCTTTATTATCTGAATCTGTCTCTGATCCCTTATCATCTGAGTCTTGATCGCCTGGTTTTGTATCTGTACCATGATTATCTCCATTATTGCCATGGTCTGGATCAGTGTTGTGATCTGTGCCTGGGTTTTCTGGATTTGTATCATCAGATTTTTCGTCAGATTTTTTCTTTTCGACTAGGTCTTTGCCATCTATTTGGATCTGTGTGTTATCTGGATAGGTGATTGTGGCATTGCCCTTTTCATCTACCTCGACTGTGAAGTCCTTACCCTTATTTTTATCCTCTATAGCCTTTTTGACTTCTGCTTGCTCTGCTGGACTTAACTTGGTTGGATCTTCTACCTGAGTTTTTCCTGGGGTCTCTGGTTTGTCCTTTTCTTCTGCTAGGTCATCTATAGAGAGGCTCTCTTTAGATCCATCTGGGTAGGTGATTGTGACTGTACCATTTTCCTCAACTACTACATGTGTGCCAAGGTCAAACTTATTAGCAGTTTCTATGGCTTTTCTAATAGCATCTATCTCATCTTGGTTGAGGTTGGTTTTGTCAAATACCTTGGTTTTTGCAGGCAATTTTGCATTTTCTGCAAGGGTTGCGCTAGATGGGATCTCATGCTTTTTACCATCTACAGTAAAGCTTGCATTACCCTTATCATCTACATCTATCTTTGTATCATCTGATAGGCCTGGATTAGCTTTTCTGATAGCTTTTCTGATCTTGTCCTTATCCTCATCTGTTAGCTTATTAGGATCATTTACCCTGGTAGGTTCTGGGTTTTTGATAGCAGATGTGATAGTTTGGACAGCTGGTATTGTAACTTTTTTGCCATCTTGGTCTATAGTGACAGAACCATCTTCATTTACTGTGATTTTGTCTTTATCAATACCTGGGTTAGCATCCTCGACAGCTTTTTTAATCTTCTCTTTTTCATCTTCACTAATCTTGTTTGGATCAGCAACCTCTGTTTTTTCTGGAGCCAAGATATCTTGTCTGACTACCTTTTCGCTTGGGTAGGTCAATTTTTTGCCGTGGATATCAACTGTGACAGATCCGTCATCATGGACTATGACTGTGTTTAGGTCTAGGTCTGGATTTGTCTTTTTGAGTGCCTTTTTGACCTGTTCTTTTTCCTCATCAGTAAGCTTGTTTTTATCCTTGACTGTGGTTAGGTCTGGGGCTTTGACTTCTGCGCCTACAGTATTTGAACCAGGTATTACAGATTGTCTGCCCTTAGAATCTGTTATCACTACGCAACCATCAGGCCTTACTTCTATTTGGTCATCCTTTAGACCTGGGTTGGCTTTTTTAACAGCTTCCCTTACATTTTCCTTTTCAGAATCTGTGAGGTTGTTTGGATATTGGACAAAGGTCCTGTCAGGAGTGTTGAATTTCTGGCTTACAGTTTTATCTGCTGGAATTGTTACTGTCTTGCCATCTTTTGTTATTGTTACTGTTCCATCATTTGCTACTGTGATTTTAGCATCTTTACCTAGGTCTGGATTTGCCATCCTTACAAGGTCTTCTACAGTTGATTTTTCGTGTTCTGTTAGGTTTTGATCATCCCATACTATAGTAGTCCTTGGATTTTTGATAGCAGATGTGATTGTCTTTTCAGCTGGGATTTCTATTTCCTTGCCAGATTTTTTGACAGTAACTGAACCGTCATCATTTACTGTGATGTCTTCATCTTTTAGGTCCTCGTTAGCCTTCTTGATGGCTTCTTTGATATTCTTTTTATCAGTATCTGACAAATTATTAGGATCTAAGACTTCTGTAATATCTGGTGCCTTTACATCACCTACTACTGTCTTGTCAGCTGGGATAGTTTGTGGGATTTCTCCTTCTTTTCTGATTGTGACAGATCCGTCCTTGTTGACTGTAATTTGGTCATCTGTTAGGTCTTTGTTGGCAAGTTTTACAGCTTCTTTTATCTTTTCCCTGTCTTCATCAGATAGATTATTTTTATCCTTGACAATGGTTGGATCAGGGTTTTTGATAGTTGGTGCTGTAGTTTTGTCAGCTGAGATGGTGGTTGTCTCCCCGTCCTTGTAGACATCAGCAGATCCGTCGTCCTTTATAGTGATATCAGAATCTTTTAGGTCAGGATTTGCTTTTTTGACAGCTTCTTTTATAGCATCCTTTTCGGCCTTAGTTAAGCTATTTGGATCTTTGACCGGAGTTTTAACTGGGGCTTTGACATCGGTTCTTATAACCTTGTCTGCAGGGATTGTTTTTGCCCCATCTCCCTTGCCAATTGTGACTGTACCGTCATCTCCTATGGATATATCCTTGTCTTTAACTGTTGGATTTGCCTTGTTTATAGCTTTTCTTATGGCAAGCTTTTCTTCATCAGTTAAGTTTGTAGGGTCATTTACAAGGGTTTTTTCTGGGTTTTTGATTTTTGAAGTCACAATTTTTTCTGCTGGAACTATTGTCACATTGTTATTTTTGTGAATTTCTACGCTACCATCGCCATTTACAACAAAAGTTTCTGGATCAAGACTAGGGTTTTCTTTTATAAATTTATCCTTGATAGCCTTCTTTTCCTCATCAGTTAGGTTGTTAGCATCCTCAACTTCTGTTAGGTCTGGGAGCTTGACTGAGCTTAGGGTCTTATCTGCAGGGATGACTTTTGTTGAGTCATCAGCTTTGGTGATTGTAACATTTCCTTTTTCATCAACTGCAACCTTATCAGGGTCTAGGCCAGGATTTGCCTTTAGGATCTCTTTCTTGATGGCTGCTTTTTCATCATCTGCCAAGGCATTTGGATCTTGAACCAAGGTTTTGGCTGGGTCTTTAAACTCTGCTTCTACAGTCTTATCAGGGGTGATCTGAGCTGTAGACCCATCTGGATAGGTGATTGTAACCTTGCCTGTACTATCAACAGAAACATCGGAGCCATTTGGCAAGTTGTTGGCATCTTCTACAGCCTTTTTGACCTTATCTTGCTCATCTGTAGTTAGACTTTCTGGATTATCTACAGGAGTCTTGGCTGGGTCAGTGAGATTTACTCTTTCATTGTCAGGTTTTTTCTTTACTGTCTTCTTGCCATCAATTTTAAGCTCTGATCCGTCCTTGAATGTGACAGTAACATTGCCCTTTTCATCAACTGTGATATTTGCATCTGCTGGCAATTTATCATTTGCTTTTTTAACCGCATCTATGACATCATTTTTTTCAGTCTGTGTCAATTCGTAAGGATTGTTGACCTTGGTTTTTTCTGGATCTGTTAGTGGATTTTTCTCTGCATCAGTTTTTGCCCTTACAGTCTTATCTTTGACTATATTTGCAGTTTTGCCTCCATCTGTGATTGTAACAGATCCATCAGTAGCGACTTCTATTGTAGCATCATCAGATAAGTCTGGGTTGGCATCTTTGATAGCTTGTATAACCTTGTCTTTATCAGCTTGTGAAAGCTCATTTGGATTGTCAACCGGAGTTATAGCTGGATCATTTACAAGAAGCTTCTCATCTTGGCTGATGGTATCAGCTGGTGATAGGTTTGCTATTTTGTTGCCAACTTTGATTGTGACATTGCCCTTATCATCAACTGTGATTTGCTCATCAGTTAAACTTGGGTTTTTAGCCTTGATAGCATCTTTGACTGCTTGTTGCTCCTCTGGTGTGAGTGCATCAGTATTTCCTACCTTGGTTTTTTCTGGCTTTTCTACCTTTAGGGCTGTATCTTCTGCAACTGTATTTGATTTATCTATGGTATCAGTAGATCCGTCTGGATATTTTATAGTAACTGTACCGTCATCACCAATCTCGATTTTAGTGCCATTTGGGAAAGTATTCTTAGCCTCAACAGCCTTTTTGACTGCATCTTTCTCCTCATCACTTAGGTCGCTTGGATTATTGACTTTGGTGACATCAGGATTGATTGGATCGATTTTTTCTGTGTAGGTTTTTTCTTCTACAGTATACTTGCCTGGGATAGTATCTATGGTGCCATCTGGATAAGTGATTTTAACTTCACCGTCATTATCGACACTTATTTCTGTGCCAGCTGGGAATTTATCCTTGTTAGCTTCTTCTACTGCCTTTTTGACAGCCTTCTTTTCTTCATCAGATAAGTCCCCTGCCTTATTTATCTTGACCTTGTCAGTTGGATTTACTGGGTCATATTTTTCTGTATCAGTTTTCTTTTCTACAGTCTTATCCTTGCCAATTGTTGCAGTTGTTTTGTCAGGGTAGGTGATTGTGACATTGCCCTCATTGTCTACATCAATTTTTGTGCCTTCAGGTAGACTAGAGTTTTTCTCTTTGACTTTTCCTATGATTTCGTCTTTTTCTGTTTGAGATAATTTTGTAGGGTCATCTACCTTTGTAGCAGCTGGATCTTGTAGGTCGTATTTTTCCTTATCAGCTACTCTTTTGCTTGCAGGACCTGATGTATTATTGCTTGAATCACTTGCTGTAGCATTTACATCTGTGCCACCCTTGATTTCTGATGTTGGGATAGTGATGACTCCAGAGTTTGGATCTATCTTTGATCCTGCTGGTGCATCTGCTGGTAGGGTCCAGTTTTCATTTTCATCCTTAGTTGCAGTGATACTTCCTTTGCTACCGTCTGGTTTTGTATAGGTTACATCTACAGTTTTTGTATCTTCATCGCTTGGTGGGGCGATTTTTATATTTCCATCTTCTGGTGCAGTGATACTTGGAGATGCTGGTGGGGTTTCATCCTTAGCTTGTTCATCTGGAGTTTTGTCTTCCCACTGGGCTATGAGTTTGGTTGTTCCATCAAGTTTTCCTATCTCTTCTGGAGTCAAAATTTTTCCGTTCTCATCTGCCCAACCCTTGAACTTTTTGCCATCTTGTTTTGGTTCTGTTGGAACTGTAGTGCCGCCTTCATCTCCTATGACATTGATTTCTTCTCTCTTGCCATCATCAAATGCTCCGCCGTTGGCATCAAATTTGACTACTTGTTCTTCTGCCCAGATAGCATAGACGATTTGGTGTCTTAAGATTGGAGTATCGGCTGTGAAAATTTGGTCTCCCTTTAGGGTCTTGAATACAGAAGATTTGACAGTTGTCTTATCACCTAGTGCCTTTTTTCCATCTTCTGTTACCCAACCTAAAAATTTAAGTTTAGAATTAGAAGATGTTGGGTCAGCTACAAACTGATCGCCTGTGCCTTCCTCGACATTATCTCCCCTAAAGCCATTTGCTACATAGCCTTCTTCTCCGTAGAATTTCTTGTTATCTGGGGCAATTTTTACTATAGAATCCTTTCCCTCTACCTTTCCATCAGTAGCATTGAATAAAATCCTAGTCCTAACTCTAGCTATAACATCATCTGATGGGAGTGATGATCCGTCAGAGGCGTTGAAGACTAGCTTCATATCCTTGTAGAGTTTTGGAGCTTCGCCAGTAGGTGTTTGATCCTTAGAGTCGAGAGCTTTTGCATCCTTTAGGTCCATTTGATATTTGTAGACATTGTAAGCTTTGCCATTTTCGTCAAACTTAAACTCTACCCTCTTATCTACGCCCTTTAGGTTGCCCTTATCATCATATTCGTTTGAATCTGCCTCTGTCTTAGAAACTTTGTTGGTAGAACCATCTTTAAACTCGACTCTGACCTTTCCACCCTCATATTTGGTGTAACCATCTATCTTTGTAGTGTCTTTTTTGAAATCTTCTTCGCTAACAAGTTTTCTAGGGTCCTTGTAGGTGTCATCTGTTGAGTCGGCTACAGTATCATTGGTAAAGATCTCTTGGTATGGCTTATACAAAGACTTATTGATAGATAGGATTGATGAGGTGTCTGAGTGGTCAGTCCAGGAAATATCTGTATATTTATTCTCAGATTTATCAAGTAAATTTGTATTTAAATAAGATGTCTTATCTTCTTGATTACCTTTTTCATCGAAAACTTCTACACTTATCTTTGTACCAGGCTCAATTTTGCTTGTATCAAGGATATAATTGCCACCAGCAGCTACTGATGATTTTTTAAGACCATTTTTTACAACTCCTATTGACCCACTAGCCTGCCATTCCTTTATAAGACCGCCGACTTTTCTAAACTCAAGAGTTGTTGGCTCTGTTGCTCCTTTTGGAGTATAGGTCAATTTATAATAGCCATTGTCTTTTCTAAAGATATGAAGGTCTATATCCCTATCAGTTCTCATTGATATATCGGCTCCACCCTCATTTGTCGCACTTCCATTTTTCTTATATGAAAATCCAACTGGTTTGGTGTGGTCCTTGCTATAAGGCATATAAAGTTTTAGTTTTTGTCCAGCCTTGATGCTGACTCCTTCGCGTAGGATCACCTCATATAGGCCTGGTACTGGTATGGCGCCATTTTTGACCTGATTTATGCTATCTACTGCGCCCTTGCCTGATACATATCCATTATAATAACCCTGGTATTTCTTATTTAGGCTAACAACTTCATCACCTATTTGTACCATGATTTGCTCGCCAAGTGGCCTATCGCCAGTGTCTATTATATACCTACCACCTTCTTTGACTACAAAATCCTCGTCAAAGGTCTTTTCATAAAGAGTCCAGCCATCCTTGTTTGGATTGGTCCAACCAGACATCATTGAATAGTCTAGTTTTTTTGTTTTATTCTTATCAAAGGTATTTGCAAACTCGCTCTTATCTACAACATAGTCTATAGCTGTGATATAAATACCTTGAAGCATGGTATATTGGTCATGTTGTGGGATCTCAACTACCTTGACCCCATCTTTCTTATAACCTGGTGTACCTATAACTATATAGGCAAGCTTCCCATCAGCAGAATAATTGATATCAGATTTTTTTATAGCAAAGTTTTTTGCATAAGGTGAGTCAACCCTACCAGCTGTCATTAGGTTTACATAACCAACATTGCCCTGACCATCTTCTTTTAGGTAGTTAACTAGGTTGGCATCAAAAACTTGGGTAAATCCAATCTCTTCTCCACCTACTTTTGGAGTTGAGGCAAGACCTGATCTTTGGCCCATATATTGGGTTCTGATTAGGCCAAGATTTGAGCTATCTGAGTAGGATTTAGGGTTAGCTATAAACTCAGACATGAAAAACTCTTGGTTGGTAGCATTGTTAGAGTCAGATTGTAGACCACCCTTCATAAATAGGTTGTTGATCTTCTCATTTAGAGATATAGATGTAGTCTTTGTATAGGTTGAGTAGTCTATAGATGTTTTACCTGGTGCATAGGCATAAATTCTTTCACCATTGACATCAGTTAATCTCATTTGAATACCGATATTTTTATCACCTAAGTCTTTTATAGTCTTGCCATCTTTTAATACTATATTGATTGGTAAGTTTTTCCTATTGGTTGTCCTATCTCCAGCAGCCTTACCAATATCAAACATATATCCACCACCAGCGGCGAATTCTTCAAATTTATATTGGGTCTTGCCATCTCTGCCGAGAACATAGGATTTTTCAAAATCTATTTTATCAGTTAAGTCACCAAAATTAATTAGAGACCTGTACCAAACAGCAGATGTAGCAGCAGATTTCTCTTTATATACAAGTCTAATAACTGTATCGCCATTGCCATCTACAAAGGCCCCATCATAGTCTATATCACTCATCTCTACTGGGTCACTTGTAGTAACTCTGACTATTCTTTGGTTCTCACCAACTGCCCAACGACTCTTGTCAACTGGTTTTGCTTCCCAATTTTCTTTTATTTCTTCTTTTTTGGTTTCCTTTTCTACATTTGCATCTGGGTTTGGTGCGCCTTGGGAGTCTTTTTCCTCTTTTGGGCTTACTTCTAGATTTTCTCCATCCTTAGCTGATCTATCTTGGTTTTCAGCAGATGCATTTTCATCCTTTTTAGGATCTTTCTCATCTCCCAAAACCTTTTCAAAATCAGCTAACAGAGCATCAAGGTCTTCTTTATTTTCTACCTTGTCAATTTTTTCTATATAATCATCTAAAAGAGCCTTGGACTCATCGCTTGCAAGGTTTTTATCCTTTTCTTTTATCTCAGATTCGATCTTGGCCTTGGCTTCTTCTTTTAGGCTTGATAGGTCTTTTTCTAGATCTTTGGCATTTTCACCTTGTTTTTCTACATCTCCTGCCTGCTCTGTACCAGGTTTTTGGTCAGCTGCCGATACAGCGTCAGTTCGACCTAGGCTAGGATCTGTGCTAGTTGTTTCTGTCTTGCTAGCAGCACTTTCTGGCTCTGATGCCCAAACATCTAGACTTCCTACAATCAAGCTAAAACCAAGCATACAAGAAACTAGGCCTATGCTTAGTTTTCTTGTCCCATATTTTGGTTTTCTAATAGATCCCTTGAGTTTTTTATCTCGAATTAGATCCTGCATTTTTTTCTTGTAACTTTCCATCTTTCACTCCTATTTTATAGAATTTTAATCAACATAAAAGTTATATATATTATATTTCTATACATGATAATATCAATCTTTTACTTTTTCAGAAAATCCTTGAAATACAAATCCTTTCTTCATTTTTTAAAATATTTTATATAAGAAAAATATTTTTTATTAAAGCTAGTAAAATAAAAAAACTAGCCTTTTATAAAAACATCTCGTAACTAGCTCGAGATAAGGGTCTAGCTCAGGATAAGGAGATTTAGCTGACTATGAGGGTGTCTTTTCTCTACGTCATCCCGAAGCCTTGGCGAGGGATCTCATGAATTTGGGATTTCCTTGGATATGAGATTCCTCGTCGCTTCGCTCCATCGGAATAACGGGTTTGGTTTGCAATGACAATTATCATTCAAAAATGTTAGGAAATTTCAACTAATAACGAGTAAATTTTCCTTCCTTTTTCGACTAAAGCAAAAGCCCGCATGGAGAATCTTTTTTTACAAAATTAATTTCATTTCAAATAAAAAATATCAAAAAAAGAAAACCCAAGCCATCGCCTGGATTTTCTCAAAAATCACTTACTTATTTTCTTTTTTTAGTACCTACTAGTCCTGCTAGGGATACAGCTGCTAGTCCTCCTAGGTAGCCTAGGCTTGCTACACCTGTTTTTGGGTTTGAGTTTTTAGCAGGTGCTGCTTTCTTATCTTTTTTGCCTTTTTCTGGATTAGCTTCTTCTTTTTCTGGTTTTTTATCTTCTTCTTTGTTTTCTTTTTCTTTGTTTTCTTCTTTTTTCTTCTCTTCGTTCTTATCTAGAACGTCATTGATTTCTTTGTCAGTTTTTTCTATATCAGCGATAAGCTCTTCATCTGACCTGCCATCCTTTGGCTCTTCTTCTTTTTTCTCTTCTTTTTCATCTATAGTTGGGATAAAAATGTCATAGTTATTGTAATCAGATGGTTTGTCATCTGGTTTATCTTCTGGTTTTGGTTGCGGTTTCTCTATTTCTTCTACATTAAATCCATCATATTG
This window of the Anaerococcus mediterraneensis genome carries:
- a CDS encoding YSIRK-type signal peptide-containing protein, with amino-acid sequence MESYKKKMQDLIRDKKLKGSIRKPKYGTRKLSIGLVSCMLGFSLIVGSLDVWASEPESAASKTETTSTDPSLGRTDAVSAADQKPGTEQAGDVEKQGENAKDLEKDLSSLKEEAKAKIESEIKEKDKNLASDESKALLDDYIEKIDKVENKEDLDALLADFEKVLGDEKDPKKDENASAENQDRSAKDGENLEVSPKEEKDSQGAPNPDANVEKETKKEEIKENWEAKPVDKSRWAVGENQRIVRVTTSDPVEMSDIDYDGAFVDGNGDTVIRLVYKEKSAATSAVWYRSLINFGDLTDKIDFEKSYVLGRDGKTQYKFEEFAAGGGYMFDIGKAAGDRTTNRKNLPINIVLKDGKTIKDLGDKNIGIQMRLTDVNGERIYAYAPGKTSIDYSTYTKTTSISLNEKINNLFMKGGLQSDSNNATNQEFFMSEFIANPKSYSDSSNLGLIRTQYMGQRSGLASTPKVGGEEIGFTQVFDANLVNYLKEDGQGNVGYVNLMTAGRVDSPYAKNFAIKKSDINYSADGKLAYIVIGTPGYKKDGVKVVEIPQHDQYTMLQGIYITAIDYVVDKSEFANTFDKNKTKKLDYSMMSGWTNPNKDGWTLYEKTFDEDFVVKEGGRYIIDTGDRPLGEQIMVQIGDEVVSLNKKYQGYYNGYVSGKGAVDSINQVKNGAIPVPGLYEVILREGVSIKAGQKLKLYMPYSKDHTKPVGFSYKKNGSATNEGGADISMRTDRDIDLHIFRKDNGYYKLTYTPKGATEPTTLEFRKVGGLIKEWQASGSIGVVKNGLKKSSVAAGGNYILDTSKIEPGTKISVEVFDEKGNQEDKTSYLNTNLLDKSENKYTDISWTDHSDTSSILSINKSLYKPYQEIFTNDTVADSTDDTYKDPRKLVSEEDFKKDTTKIDGYTKYEGGKVRVEFKDGSTNKVSKTEADSNEYDDKGNLKGVDKRVEFKFDENGKAYNVYKYQMDLKDAKALDSKDQTPTGEAPKLYKDMKLVFNASDGSSLPSDDVIARVRTRILFNATDGKVEGKDSIVKIAPDNKKFYGEEGYVANGFRGDNVEEGTGDQFVADPTSSNSKLKFLGWVTEDGKKALGDKTTVKSSVFKTLKGDQIFTADTPILRHQIVYAIWAEEQVVKFDANGGAFDDGKREEINVIGDEGGTTVPTEPKQDGKKFKGWADENGKILTPEEIGKLDGTTKLIAQWEDKTPDEQAKDETPPASPSITAPEDGNIKIAPPSDEDTKTVDVTYTKPDGSKGSITATKDENENWTLPADAPAGSKIDPNSGVITIPTSEIKGGTDVNATASDSSNNTSGPASKRVADKEKYDLQDPAATKVDDPTKLSQTEKDEIIGKVKEKNSSLPEGTKIDVDNEGNVTITYPDKTTATIGKDKTVEKKTDTEKYDPVNPTDKVKINKAGDLSDEEKKAVKKAVEEANKDKFPAGTEISVDNDGEVKITYPDGTIDTIPGKYTVEEKTYTEKIDPINPDVTKVNNPSDLSDEEKDAVKKAVEAKNTFPNGTKIEIGDDGTVTIKYPDGSTDTIDKSNTVAEDTALKVEKPEKTKVGNTDALTPEEQQAVKDAIKAKNPSLTDEQITVDDKGNVTIKVGNKIANLSPADTISQDEKLLVNDPAITPVDNPNELSQADKDKVIQAIKDANPDLSDDATIEVATDGSVTITDGGKTANIVKDKTVRAKTDAEKNPLTDPEKTKVNNPYELTQTEKNDVIDAVKKANDKLPADANITVDEKGNVTVTFKDGSELKIDGKKTVKKKPDNERVNLTDPAKTPVDNPESLTTDEQDKVKKAVEDANNLPNGSDVSVDSTGKVTITYPDGSTAQITPDKTVEAEFKDPAKTLVQDPNALADDEKAAIKKEILKANPGLDPDKVAVDEKGNVTITKADDSTKVIPADKTLSSVKLPDLTEVEDANNLTDEEKKAIKDKFIKENPSLDPETFVVNGDGSVEIHKNNNVTIVPAEKIVTSKIKNPEKTLVNDPTNLTDEEKLAIRKAINKANPTVKDKDISIGDDGTVTIGKGDGAKTIPADKVIRTDVKAPVKTPVKDPNSLTKAEKDAIKEAVKKANPDLKDSDITIKDDGSADVYKDGETTTISADKTTAPTIKNPDPTIVKDKNNLSDEDREKIKEAVKLANKDLTDDQITVNKDGSVTIRKEGEIPQTIPADKTVVGDVKAPDITEVLDPNNLSDTDKKNIKEAIKKANEDLKDEDITVNDDGSVTVKKSGKEIEIPAEKTITSAIKNPRTTIVWDDQNLTEHEKSTVEDLVRMANPDLGKDAKITVANDGTVTITKDGKTVTIPADKTVSQKFNTPDRTFVQYPNNLTDSEKENVREAVKKANPGLKDDQIEVRPDGCVVITDSKGRQSVIPGSNTVGAEVKAPDLTTVKDKNKLTDEEKEQVKKALKKTNPDLDLNTVIVHDDGSVTVDIHGKKLTYPSEKVVRQDILAPEKTEVADPNKISEDEKEKIKKAVEDANPGIDKDKITVNEDGSVTIDQDGKKVTIPAVQTITSAIKNPEPTRVNDPNKLTDEDKDKIRKAIRKANPGLSDDTKIDVDDKGNASFTVDGKKHEIPSSATLAENAKLPAKTKVFDKTNLNQDEIDAIRKAIETANKFDLGTHVVVEENGTVTITYPDGSKESLSIDDLAEEKDKPETPGKTQVEDPTKLSPAEQAEVKKAIEDKNKGKDFTVEVDEKGNATITYPDNTQIQIDGKDLVEKKKSDEKSDDTNPENPGTDHNTDPDHGNNGDNHGTDTKPGDQDSDDKGSETDSDNKDGKKDSENEKSDDKAGDDKESTKAKVPEVKTPVKDADHLTDEEKAKVAENIKKANPDATNITVDDKGNAKIEYADQSAESIPAKNLVYQVEKGSVAVPAKSDKENEGPAKSKNSDVASAKNRQSANVKTGVESISGVLVTLGAAISGLVATKKKKEDK